TAACGATATGAAGCGAATTCCAACAATATTACTATAATTTGAAAAGGCTTCTTTTAATTGGGTAAACGAATCGTCGTTTTCTTTCAACGTGATCAGAGGACTTGAAAGCGTAGCATAATTGACTTCGTCAAGTGCTGACCCTTGTTCTTTTACTACATCGTTTATAGTTTGTTTCGTTTCTGCCATTGGCAAAGCAACCTCTACAGAATTTTCAAATGGATTTCTACTTTGAATGATTTTCTCCTGTCCGATATACAAACAAACAGTGGATGAGATCGTTACTAATGCCATCGTACATAAAACGGAAATCGTTGCGAGTCCTGCCCCATTTTGTTTCATTCGAAAAATCATACTGGAAATCGAGATGAAATTATTCGGTCGATAGTAGAATTGTTTATTTTTTTTCAACAGTTTCAACAACGTGATGCTTCCTGCGATAAAAATACTATATGTTCCGATAATCACCAAAATGACAGCAATAAAAAAATGAGTCAAGGCCTTTACTGGTGAATCGATTGTTAATGAAATACCATACCCAGCGCTTAGACAAACAATTCCTACTAGAGTAAACAACCATTTTGACTTAGGTTCTTTTTCTCCCGAACTCGCTTGTCCCAATAGCTCGATTGGTTTCGTCTTCCTGACTTCCCAAGTATCATATAAAAATGTGACCATAAAAATCCCTAAAAATAGTAATGAAACCTGTCCTAACGATACTACAGAAAATTCATAAACAAAACCATCTCCAAAACCTGTCAAACGCTTCAAAACGAGAAACATTAGTTTAGATACTACCGCACCTGAAAGTAATCCGACAGTTAACGTAACGAATAATGTCATCAGATTTTCAATCAACATCATCAAAGTTAAGTTTTTCTTATCCATCCCTAAAATATTGTATAGACCTAGTTCCTTTTTACGTCGCTTCATCAAAAAGCTGTGGGTATAAAACGTAAAAATAATGGTAAAAATCATAATGATCTTACCACCTAAACCAAACATCACTTTAAGTGAGGAAGCTCCTTTTAGCGTATCTAGACCTTGATTATTACTCATGATCTGCATGACCATGTTCAAACTCACTGTAAAGATCATTGCTAAACAAAAGGGAACATACACTGCATGATTTTTCTTGATGTTACTGTAAGCCAAACGTAGATATAACATACTTTAGACCCCTTTCGTCAACAAGGTCGTCATTGTTTTTGAAATATCACTCAACAATTCATCGTGTGTTTTTTGACCTTTATACAGTTGATGAAAAACTTGTCCATCTTTAATGAATAAAATCCGATTCGCATGACTAGCTGCAATCGCACTATGAGTAACCATTATGATCGTTTGGTTTTGTTGGTTGACTTCTTGAAATAATTGTAGTAAATTTTCAGAACTTCTTGAATCTAAAGCCCCCGTCGGTTCATCCGCCAAAACTAATTGCGGTCTTGTGATGAGTGCTCGAGCGGCAGCTACTCGTTGTTTTTGTCCGCCTGAAATCTCATATGGGTATTTTTCCAACAATTGGTCAATCCCTAATGTTTTAGCTAATGGCGTTATTCGCTTAGTCATTTCAGCTATATCGATTTTAGACAACACTAATGGTAGAAATATATTGTCTTTAACGGAAAATTATCCAGTAAATTAAAATCCTGGAATACAAAACCCAAGTTCTCACGGCGAAATGCGGCTAATTTCCCCTCTGGTATCTCTGTAATATTTTTTCCATTTAGCAACACGGTTCCATTTGTCGGCATATCCAAGGTTGCTAAAATATTCAATAAAGTACTTTTACCCGAACCAGATTCTCTCATAATTGCGATATATTCCCCTTCTTCCACTTGAAAAGAAACATCTTTTAAGGCTGTTACTTGGTTTCCGCTAAACCTTGTTTGGTAAATTTTTTGAATATGATTGACTTCTAACATCGCCATTACATTCGCTCCTGTCTATAAAAATCTATATACTCACTATAAAGAAAAAAGCAGCCAAAGAACACTTACACTTCGCCTGCCATCCTTACAATGAGGTAAGGACCAAATATAAACTATCGACTATTCGAGTTCAAAAACGTTTTGAGTGAGTTTTAGTTTGACCTTCGTGCCGCGCCCTACTTCTGAGGTAAGATAGATTTGATGGCCTAATTTAGTCAAAATTTCTTTGCACATAAATAGTCCTAAACCAGATGCTTTTTGATACGTTCTTCCGTTAAAGCCTGTATAGCCACGTTCAAATACTCTACTAGCATCTTCTGACAAAATACCAATACCAGAATCTTCAATGACCAATTCAAGTTGGTTTACGCTATCCAGGTAAACCTTGATTCCTCCTTGATTTGTATATTTGATTGCATTAAACATCACTTGTTCCAAGACAAACTGCAACCATTTTTTATCACTGATAATTTTTGTATTTGTCGGCGTCAATGAAAATGAAAGATTTTTATGAATAAAAAAGACCGCATATTTTTTTACAGTCTCTTTAACAAGCAGATCCAAATCGATTTCTTCAAAAACAAAATCAGTTTCTGTATGGTTCATTCGTAAATACTGCAGCATCATGTTCAAATACTGATCCACTTTAAATAATTCCTGCTTCAAAATATCTTGGTCCAATTCATTTTCTTGCATTTTTAAATTTAATACAGCGATCGGCGTTTTGATTTGATGGCTCCACATACTGTAATAATCCATTAATTGCTGATTAGCTGCCTCAAGGGAACCAATTTCTGTTCGATACTCTTTTTCTAACCCAGTCAGCAGTTGTTCATATTCTGCTTCCAATAAAGAACGACTATTTTTTTTCTGGAAAGGATATAATCTGGGGGCTTGAATCCCTTCTTGCAACTGTCGATGTTTTCTGAAATATAGACTAAATTGAATACTTATTACGCCAAAAATCAACAATCCTGAAAAAAGGATTGCATCTGAATAAACAATAACAGGAATCTCATAGAGAAAAAGGTCATAGCAAACAATCCGACGATTCCGACATAGGTTATGATTGCAAAACGCTTATCTAGTAAATAACGAAAAAATACCTTCATCCACCTTACACTCCTTTTCCTAAACGATACCCCTTACCTTTTTCTGTATATATTTGTTTATCTAGTCCAATTTCAGCTACTTTTTTTTCGCAGGCGCGTCATATTGACTGACAACGCATTTGCATCAATAAATTCTTCGCTTTCCCACAGTTTTTCCATGATTTTTTCTTTTGGAATCAATTTTTCTGGTTATTGAAAAAGCATCCCTAAGATCTTTGATTCATTGATGGTTAATGCCACGGCTTGTTCTTTCAAGACTACTTCAAACGCTTCTAAATCCAGCGTAAAGCCTTGATAGTTCAACCTATGATTCGTCGGTAACATTTCACTTCGGCGTAAGATCGCTTGAATTTTTGCAACTAGGATTTGTAAATCGAAGGGTTTGGCAATAAAATCATCTGCCCCCATATTCATCGCCATTAAAATATTCATATTATCATTCGCTGAGGACAAGAAAACAATCGGTACATCTGACTGTTTTCTTAGCTCACTACACCAATGAAACCCACTATATAACGGCAAAGAAATATCCATCAGAACTAAATCTGGTTGATACTGTAAAATAGCTTCTGCTACATTTTGGAAATCAGTGGCTGCTTGAACATCAAAGGACCATTTTTTCAGAAACGTAGCAACGGTTTGCGTAATTTGTCTATCATCTTCTACTATGTAAATTTTTTTCATTTTATCCTCCAGTGTTTCAGCTTTAAAGCTCTCCCTTTTATTGTGGGAATCAATCACCGATTTGTCAATTTATTTTTTCAATAAAAAATAAAGGCGTCAGACAAAATAATGAGCCCTCCTAAGTTAGTGTACGCTAACTTTAGGGGGACTCATTATCCTTCCTATTATCTAAACACTTCTGGATAAAGCATTTCGAGTACATCCATCGTTAAATGGCGTCCTTTACCTGAGTGTGGATAAGCATGCATATGCATTGCTGGATTAAAATTAGCTTCTATAATCCCATAGGTTCGGCTATTTTTAGTTCCTATGATCGATTTGTCTGGAACGATCAAATCGATTCCGCAAATTTTTGCGCCTAATGTTTTCACGGCTTCCACAGCAATCTGCTTATAACTTTCATCAAAATCATCTGTCACATCGATCGAATCACCGCCTGTGCTGACATTAGAATTTTCTCTTAGGTAAACAATTTGATCTTTTTCTGGAACAGAGGTCGTTAATAGGTTTTGCTCTTTTAACATCAAGCGTTCTACATCCCCTAATTGAATCAACTCTAATGGTGAACGATGATGGGTTCCTCTTAATGGGTCAAGATTTTTTTCCGCCACCAATGCTTCAACGGAACGAACTCCGTCGCCTACAACATTAGCAGGTACACGCAACATGATTG
The DNA window shown above is from Enterococcus sp. 12C11_DIV0727 and carries:
- a CDS encoding ABC transporter permease, yielding MLYLRLAYSNIKKNHAVYVPFCLAMIFTVSLNMVMQIMSNNQGLDTLKGASSLKVMFGLGGKIIMIFTIIFTFYTHSFLMKRRKKELGLYNILGMDKKNLTLMMLIENLMTLFVTLTVGLLSGAVVSKLMFLVLKRLTGFGDGFVYEFSVVSLGQVSLLFLGIFMVTFLYDTWEVRKTKPIELLGQASSGEKEPKSKWLFTLVGIVCLSAGYGISLTIDSPVKALTHFFIAVILVIIGTYSIFIAGSITLLKLLKKNKQFYYRPNNFISISSMIFRMKQNGAGLATISVLCTMALVTISSTVCLYIGQEKIIQSRNPFENSVEVALPMAETKQTINDVVKEQGSALDEVNYATLSSPLITLKENDDSFTQLKEAFSNYSNIVGIRFISLNEYNRIEREKLTLANNEVYVYPVSGEYKEKRITIGTQVFEVKNTLKQFIFAPKEEDGVLGSLILVIPDKVASTAFFEGIAEDFKESVFPFTPTPVSIVSFELAGSMTKRMEIADRLQERFQAITAVSGSEEVERSLTVTSIDKDREEMRLLYGGFFFLGIIFGISFLMATTLIIYYKQVSEGSDDRERFIIMQKVGLSHKEVKKTIQQQILLVFFLPIIVAVIHLSFAFPIIRKLMTLFELNNSYLLIITTIICVLIFSLAYFVIYWRTSKVYYQLVER
- a CDS encoding sensor histidine kinase, which translates into the protein MEAEYEQLLTGLEKEYRTEIGSLEAANQQLMDYYSMWSHQIKTPIAVLNLKMQENELDQDILKQELFKVDQYLNMMLQYLRMNHTETDFVFEEIDLDLLVKETVKKYAVFFIHKNLSFSLTPTNTKIISDKKWLQFVLEQVMFNAIKYTNQGGIKVYLDSVNQLELVIEDSGIGILSEDASRVFERGYTGFNGRTYQKASGLGLFMCKEILTKLGHQIYLTSEVGRGTKVKLKLTQNVFELE